From one Ignavibacteria bacterium genomic stretch:
- a CDS encoding transketolase, giving the protein MENVTQKEHRSNGKKSPRNDRAAEALHDYRIAVLSRQASLLGRREVLTGKAKFGIFGDGKEVAQLAMARACKPGDWRSGYYRDQTFMFATGASDVQKFFAQLYAHPSIEDEPASAGRSMNGHFASRFINPETGWLPQTTSVNISADVSPTGSQMPRLVGLAYASVLYRELEELKQFTMFSVNGNEVAFGTIGNASAAEGMFWESVNAIGVLNAPVVMSIWDDGYGISVSNEFQHTKADVGSLLSGFERTEGGKSGYRIHRVKGYDYPALVDVYVKAANEARQHHIPQLIHVTDVTQPQGHSTSGSHERYKSKERLQWEIDSDCITHMRNWIIQQGYATANQMDEIDNQAVTEAANAKQAAWEAYSEPIKRDVDQACRLLQDLGQTEIAIELQQIREPFRKDIMVATARALEATYGQNSAEREALREWRTDYNKSIQPLYSDNLKRPYSYGPNSGFTHGQAPYIIPPVFQADSPQVNGSELLNACFDANFGRDPRLIAFGEDVGQLGDVNQGFAGLQAKYGALRISDTGIREVSIVGQAIGMSMRGLRPIAEIQYLDYLLYSLQIMSDDLATVEWRTRGGQRAPAIVRTRGHRLEGVWHSGSPMAGIISLVRGITVCVPRNMLQAAGMYNTLFREDQPALVIEVLSAYRLKELLPSNVGDFMVPMGVPEIVRHGGTRAAVTLVTYGACVRVALEAATRLAALGIEIDVIDVQTLLPFDTEGIIATRLKETNKLIVLDEDVPGGASAYILQTLLERDNAWWWLDVPPKTITATEHRPAYGTDGGYWSKPEAEDVIETVLAIAGV; this is encoded by the coding sequence ATGGAGAACGTTACGCAGAAAGAACACCGCTCAAACGGAAAGAAGTCGCCACGGAATGATCGTGCCGCTGAGGCTCTTCACGATTACCGGATTGCCGTACTCTCCAGACAGGCCTCGCTGCTGGGCCGACGTGAGGTGCTAACAGGCAAGGCGAAGTTCGGAATTTTCGGCGACGGCAAGGAAGTGGCGCAGTTGGCTATGGCACGGGCCTGTAAACCAGGCGACTGGAGATCGGGATACTACCGAGACCAGACGTTTATGTTTGCTACCGGTGCCAGCGACGTCCAGAAGTTCTTTGCACAGTTGTATGCTCACCCGAGTATCGAAGATGAACCGGCATCGGCAGGGCGCTCCATGAATGGTCACTTCGCCTCTCGCTTTATTAATCCGGAAACCGGCTGGCTTCCTCAAACCACATCGGTGAATATTAGTGCCGACGTAAGCCCGACCGGATCGCAAATGCCAAGACTTGTAGGGCTTGCCTACGCAAGCGTGTTGTACCGTGAGCTTGAAGAATTAAAGCAGTTTACTATGTTCTCCGTGAATGGCAACGAAGTTGCATTCGGAACTATTGGTAATGCATCCGCTGCGGAAGGAATGTTCTGGGAGTCTGTCAATGCGATTGGTGTGTTAAATGCGCCGGTGGTGATGAGCATCTGGGACGATGGTTACGGTATCAGTGTTTCAAATGAATTTCAACATACCAAGGCCGACGTGGGGAGCCTGCTATCGGGATTCGAACGCACCGAGGGTGGTAAAAGCGGTTATCGTATCCACCGCGTAAAAGGATACGACTATCCTGCGTTGGTTGATGTGTATGTAAAAGCTGCCAACGAGGCACGCCAACACCATATCCCGCAACTTATCCATGTTACCGATGTTACTCAGCCGCAAGGCCACAGTACCAGCGGATCTCATGAACGCTATAAAAGCAAGGAACGTCTGCAGTGGGAAATCGATTCCGACTGCATTACCCACATGCGGAACTGGATCATTCAACAAGGGTATGCAACCGCAAACCAAATGGATGAAATTGACAACCAGGCCGTTACCGAAGCTGCCAACGCTAAGCAGGCTGCGTGGGAAGCATATAGCGAACCAATCAAACGGGACGTTGATCAGGCATGCAGGTTACTGCAGGACTTGGGGCAAACCGAGATTGCCATTGAACTGCAGCAAATCCGCGAACCATTCCGAAAAGATATTATGGTGGCTACCGCCAGGGCGCTGGAGGCTACCTACGGACAGAACTCGGCAGAACGCGAAGCACTCCGTGAATGGCGGACGGATTATAACAAAAGCATACAACCGTTGTACTCTGATAATCTGAAACGTCCGTACAGCTATGGTCCGAATTCCGGTTTTACACATGGCCAAGCCCCGTACATTATTCCACCGGTCTTTCAAGCCGATTCGCCGCAGGTTAATGGCAGCGAACTGCTGAATGCCTGCTTTGACGCCAATTTTGGTCGAGACCCGCGACTAATTGCCTTTGGCGAAGATGTAGGACAGCTTGGAGATGTTAATCAGGGATTTGCCGGACTTCAGGCTAAGTACGGCGCACTGCGTATTTCGGATACCGGCATTCGTGAAGTTTCGATTGTTGGACAGGCTATCGGAATGTCGATGAGGGGGCTCCGACCGATTGCAGAAATTCAATATTTAGACTATCTGCTGTATTCGCTTCAGATCATGAGTGATGATTTGGCAACGGTTGAGTGGCGCACACGCGGCGGACAGCGGGCTCCAGCAATCGTGCGTACGCGCGGTCACCGGCTGGAGGGCGTCTGGCACAGCGGCTCTCCAATGGCTGGCATTATCAGCCTTGTGCGTGGGATTACCGTGTGCGTACCGCGTAACATGCTGCAAGCAGCAGGTATGTACAACACGTTGTTCAGAGAGGATCAGCCGGCACTTGTGATTGAGGTTCTTAGCGCCTACCGTTTGAAAGAATTGCTGCCATCGAACGTTGGCGACTTCATGGTTCCCATGGGTGTGCCCGAAATCGTAAGGCATGGCGGTACCCGGGCAGCCGTAACGCTGGTTACCTATGGTGCATGCGTGCGTGTGGCACTCGAAGCCGCAACGCGCTTGGCAGCCCTTGGAATCGAGATTGACGTAATTGATGTGCAGACGCTGCTTCCGTTTGATACCGAAGGTATCATTGCCACACGACTGAAAGAAACAAATAAACTGATAGTCTTGGACGAAGATGTTCCCGGTGGCGCTTCGGCCTATATCCTGCAGACACTTCTTGAGCGCGACAATGCATGGTGGTGGCTTGATGTGCCGCCGAAAACCATTACGGCTACCGAACACAGACCCGCATACGGTACAGACGGCGGCTATTGGAGTAAACCTGAAGCAGAAGATGTTATTGAGACTGTTCTTGCAATAGCAGGCGTATAG